From one Pempheris klunzingeri isolate RE-2024b chromosome 9, fPemKlu1.hap1, whole genome shotgun sequence genomic stretch:
- the eif4ebp3l gene encoding eukaryotic translation initiation factor 4E-binding protein 3-like produces MSTGTNKVKSCPIPTKVLTLKDWSQLPDCYSQTPGGTLFSTTPGGTRIIYDRKFLLDCRNSPLARTPPCCLPQIPGVTVPATHSMGKLQDLKEEAEEEEKDIADDSQFEMDI; encoded by the exons ATGTCGACCGGcacaaataaagtgaaaagcTGCCCCATCCCCACCAAGGTGCTCACCCTGAAGGACTGGTCCCAGCTACCCGACTGTTACAGCCAGACACCCGGGGGGACCCTCTTCTCCACCACGCCCGGAG GTACCCGCATCATCTATGACAGGAAGTTTCTTTTGGATTGTCGAAACTCCCCTCTTGCCCGGACCCCCCCTTGCTGTCTGCCCCAGATCCCAGGGGTAACAGTACCTGCTACACACTCGATGGGGAAACTGCAGGATCtcaaagaggaggcagaggaggaagagaaggacaTTGCAG ATGACAGCCAGTTTGAGATGGACATCTGA